In one window of Streptomyces sp. NBC_01224 DNA:
- a CDS encoding helix-turn-helix domain-containing protein: protein MLEEAEEIGKRVRRARLRLGMPQADLAMALGKSQGWVSKMERGLIELDRVGLLNQVAAELHVHPNDLIGRPYSSSPDENQWQVAASSILRELRRYDLVPVFDGAPRPASQLWREVTRLHRLRDTASNVAILRVLPDLFREARALAEESEGHEREEAYAIYAVCCKFAHTAAHSLGHPELVAMACERAAWSARLSGDPVLPAVADWMRVWDMWATADWADALTLSDKAMTSVEQEYDRGEPLAVRAWGTLQLRAAVSAARAGRASEAEDRIGHAKDAAERMDAYVGAPVYDRHSLTFSAGNVQIHAISVALEMGEQGKALEINRRTSPALVGSLPNSRQGHHHMDVARAWLWDGNRGKALAELETAERIAPQLVRNHPIARSTLRSIVYAERAVTREKLRRMSDRFHLDG, encoded by the coding sequence ATGCTGGAGGAAGCCGAGGAGATCGGCAAGCGCGTCCGCAGGGCGAGGCTGCGGTTGGGTATGCCGCAGGCCGACCTGGCGATGGCCCTGGGGAAGTCGCAGGGCTGGGTGTCGAAGATGGAACGTGGCCTGATCGAGCTGGACAGGGTCGGGCTGCTCAACCAGGTGGCCGCAGAACTGCACGTCCATCCGAACGACCTGATCGGGCGTCCGTACAGCAGCTCTCCCGACGAGAACCAGTGGCAGGTTGCCGCCTCGTCGATCCTGCGCGAGCTGCGCCGCTACGACCTCGTCCCCGTCTTCGACGGGGCTCCGAGGCCCGCATCACAGCTGTGGCGTGAGGTGACCCGGCTGCACCGCCTGCGGGACACCGCCTCCAACGTGGCAATTCTCCGGGTTCTCCCGGACCTGTTTCGCGAGGCGCGCGCCTTGGCGGAGGAGTCGGAGGGCCACGAGCGGGAGGAGGCGTATGCCATCTACGCCGTGTGCTGCAAGTTCGCACACACCGCCGCCCACTCCCTCGGGCACCCCGAACTGGTCGCCATGGCCTGCGAGCGCGCCGCGTGGTCAGCCAGGTTGTCGGGAGATCCGGTGCTGCCTGCCGTCGCCGACTGGATGAGGGTCTGGGACATGTGGGCGACGGCTGACTGGGCCGACGCTCTGACGCTCTCGGACAAGGCGATGACCTCGGTAGAGCAGGAGTACGACCGTGGCGAGCCGCTGGCCGTGCGGGCCTGGGGCACGCTGCAGCTGCGGGCCGCGGTATCCGCCGCCCGAGCCGGCCGCGCCTCGGAGGCCGAGGACCGGATCGGACACGCGAAGGACGCTGCCGAACGCATGGACGCGTACGTCGGGGCACCGGTGTACGACCGGCATTCGCTGACGTTCTCCGCCGGGAACGTGCAGATCCACGCGATCAGCGTGGCCCTGGAAATGGGCGAGCAGGGCAAGGCGCTGGAGATAAACCGCCGTACCAGCCCAGCACTGGTCGGGTCACTGCCCAACTCCCGGCAGGGACACCACCACATGGATGTCGCGCGCGCCTGGCTGTGGGACGGGAACCGAGGAAAGGCCCTGGCCGAACTGGAGACAGCCGAGCGGATCGCGCCCCAGCTCGTACGGAACCACCCCATCGCCCGCTCGACGCTTCGCAGCATCGTCTACGCGGAACGAGCAGTCACGCGGGAGAAGCTGCGGCGCATGTCCGACCGCTTTCACCTCGACGGATAG
- a CDS encoding NAD(P)-dependent oxidoreductase produces the protein MTVVTVLHPGSMGAAVTAELVAGGHEVLWVPKERSENTWRRAREVRATACDSLAEALSRSAVVLSVCPPQAAEDVAAAVAAHAFAGVYVDVNAISPQRVQRIAGKIRPGSAVIDGSVFGRPPGDWRTARLYLAGVGSAVDLVASLFVDSALHVCRVGDAVGSASALKMAFASYQKAARTLAGVAHALADAHGVGDQLTGEAEIMISAILSDPEYLPSVAARAWRWAPEMEEVADTLREADLPTDMAEATARVLSFWERDKDQYDLPVVHVLSQLRSGRSS, from the coding sequence GTGACCGTCGTGACCGTCTTGCACCCGGGATCCATGGGCGCGGCGGTCACCGCTGAGCTTGTCGCCGGCGGCCATGAGGTGCTGTGGGTGCCCAAGGAACGCAGTGAGAACACATGGCGCCGCGCGAGGGAGGTCCGCGCCACAGCTTGCGACTCGCTCGCGGAAGCGCTGTCCCGTAGCGCGGTCGTTCTCTCAGTCTGCCCACCGCAGGCGGCGGAGGATGTGGCAGCGGCCGTGGCTGCGCACGCCTTCGCTGGGGTGTACGTCGATGTCAATGCCATCAGTCCGCAGCGCGTGCAGCGCATCGCCGGGAAGATCCGTCCCGGCTCCGCAGTCATTGACGGTTCCGTTTTCGGTCGGCCACCAGGTGATTGGCGCACGGCACGGCTCTATCTCGCGGGGGTCGGCTCCGCCGTCGACTTGGTGGCGTCGCTGTTCGTGGACTCTGCCCTGCACGTATGCCGGGTCGGTGACGCCGTCGGTTCTGCTTCCGCTCTGAAGATGGCCTTTGCCAGTTACCAGAAGGCCGCTCGTACCCTCGCCGGCGTCGCCCATGCGCTCGCCGACGCCCATGGAGTCGGTGATCAGCTCACAGGCGAAGCCGAGATCATGATCTCCGCGATCCTCTCTGATCCGGAGTACTTGCCGAGCGTGGCAGCCCGGGCCTGGCGCTGGGCGCCCGAGATGGAAGAGGTCGCCGACACTCTCCGCGAGGCTGACCTGCCCACGGACATGGCCGAGGCCACGGCTCGGGTGCTCTCCTTCTGGGAGCGAGACAAGGACCAGTACGACTTGCCGGTCGTGCACGTCCTCTCTCAGCTCCGGTCGGGAAGAAGTAGTTGA
- a CDS encoding relaxase/mobilization nuclease domain-containing protein, giving the protein MIAKISSGKSTAGLIRYLYGPGRANEHTDPHLVASWDGFAPDPGRTDDTAATKKLLVADLDLRVQQARRLGRAPEQHVWHCSVRAAPGDRILDDAEWADIARRVVTATGITPTEDPDGCRWVAVRHANDHIHIAATKIRGDLRTARHWNDYLTADRELAAVEKEYGLFQVVRGDRTAAKRPTRAEQEKARRTGHDKPARVRLRTFVRTAAAAATNTEEFLGLLTRTNGVLVEVLHFPSGEPRGYKIALEDDTNTGGEPVWFSGSTLSPDLSLPKIQSRLTAADIPADNPHGRLRPHPWHQATAATERIPHHLGRPEAEAAQAHLAALGEALDAVALTAPPDIRTELRAAASAFERATRSRVHAEHHHARALRGAVKAMLHEPTPKDGAFLAMFLDAALLAVIAAARWHDQRQHNQQTAAAHQTLLHLQTAYDRTSSGYLLAAAQHRPPQKVAVRYAQLIRQAAPAHADQVFADPATDALTTALVDAEAAGHDPGRLLQQAADERALDDARSPARTLAWRVHRLSQRPAPSQRALAAQKRSTVLRHVVSPEPAASATPTATTSTSRPRRR; this is encoded by the coding sequence GTGATCGCGAAGATCAGCAGCGGCAAGAGCACCGCCGGCCTCATCCGCTACCTCTACGGCCCCGGCCGGGCCAACGAGCACACCGACCCGCACCTCGTCGCCTCCTGGGACGGCTTCGCGCCCGACCCCGGCCGCACCGACGACACCGCCGCTACGAAGAAGCTCCTCGTGGCCGACCTCGACCTACGCGTCCAGCAGGCCAGGCGACTCGGCCGGGCCCCGGAGCAGCACGTGTGGCACTGCTCCGTCCGTGCAGCACCCGGCGACCGCATCCTCGACGACGCCGAATGGGCGGACATCGCCCGCCGTGTCGTCACAGCAACCGGCATCACACCGACAGAAGATCCGGACGGCTGCCGTTGGGTCGCCGTCCGGCATGCCAACGACCACATCCACATCGCCGCCACCAAAATCCGAGGCGACCTGCGCACCGCACGCCACTGGAACGACTACCTCACCGCCGACCGCGAACTCGCAGCCGTCGAGAAGGAATACGGCCTTTTCCAAGTCGTACGCGGAGACCGCACCGCCGCGAAACGGCCCACCCGCGCCGAGCAGGAGAAGGCCCGCCGCACCGGCCACGACAAGCCCGCCCGCGTACGCCTGCGCACCTTCGTCCGCACGGCAGCGGCTGCCGCCACCAACACCGAGGAGTTCCTCGGTCTGCTCACCCGTACCAACGGCGTCCTCGTCGAGGTCCTGCACTTCCCCTCCGGAGAACCACGCGGCTACAAGATCGCCCTGGAAGACGACACGAACACCGGAGGGGAACCGGTGTGGTTCTCCGGCTCCACGCTGTCGCCCGACCTCTCCCTCCCCAAGATCCAGAGCCGTCTCACCGCAGCAGACATTCCGGCCGACAACCCCCATGGACGCCTCCGGCCGCACCCGTGGCACCAAGCCACCGCAGCCACAGAGCGCATCCCCCACCACCTCGGCCGACCGGAAGCCGAAGCCGCCCAGGCCCACTTGGCCGCCCTCGGCGAAGCACTCGACGCCGTAGCCCTTACCGCGCCGCCGGACATCCGCACCGAACTCCGCGCAGCGGCCTCCGCGTTCGAACGGGCAACCCGTTCACGCGTCCACGCCGAGCACCACCACGCCCGCGCCCTGCGTGGGGCCGTGAAGGCAATGCTCCACGAGCCGACGCCCAAGGACGGAGCCTTCCTGGCGATGTTCCTCGACGCCGCGCTCCTCGCCGTCATCGCCGCCGCCCGCTGGCACGACCAACGACAGCACAACCAGCAGACCGCAGCCGCCCACCAGACCCTGCTCCACCTCCAGACCGCCTACGACCGGACCTCATCCGGGTACCTGCTTGCCGCCGCCCAGCATCGACCGCCTCAGAAGGTCGCAGTCCGGTACGCCCAGCTCATCCGCCAGGCCGCCCCCGCACACGCCGACCAAGTCTTCGCCGACCCCGCCACCGATGCGCTCACCACCGCATTGGTTGACGCAGAGGCCGCAGGCCACGATCCCGGACGCCTGTTGCAGCAGGCGGCAGACGAACGCGCCCTCGACGACGCCCGCTCCCCTGCACGCACACTGGCCTGGCGCGTACATCGGCTCTCGCAGAGGCCCGCTCCAAGCCAGCGAGCTCTGGCGGCACAGAAACGCAGCACCGTTCTACGCCACGTGGTTTCTCCGGAGCCTGCGGCGTCGGCCACGCCCACCGCTACTACATCTACATCTCGCCCTCGGCGGAGGTGA
- the mobC gene encoding plasmid mobilization relaxosome protein MobC — protein MHRPVHEPSSAQQQMTSTPASGGARYGVGPSKGRSNASASAPGVAEELGRQGTPERNKPVDTTTRTVLPQRAAEAAALRRVARRRQRKETQRKERVDVRYSTDEKTAILSVARSLNIAAAHYVGAVVMAHIHGDLALPGQRTQLDDYIDELTALRGEVAKIGHNINQIAKKLNSGDRPHPGDAALLDHAERALGTVGATIRHIAAGTNQAAATKGPR, from the coding sequence ATGCACAGGCCCGTCCACGAGCCCTCGTCAGCGCAGCAGCAGATGACCTCCACCCCGGCATCAGGCGGAGCAAGGTATGGCGTTGGACCGTCCAAGGGCCGGTCCAACGCAAGTGCCTCCGCCCCGGGGGTGGCGGAGGAGCTCGGGCGCCAGGGGACGCCCGAGCGGAACAAGCCCGTCGACACCACCACCCGCACCGTGCTGCCGCAGCGCGCCGCCGAAGCCGCCGCACTGCGCCGAGTCGCACGCCGCCGCCAGCGCAAAGAGACCCAGCGCAAGGAACGCGTCGACGTCCGCTACAGCACCGACGAGAAGACCGCGATCCTCTCCGTGGCCCGGTCATTGAACATCGCTGCCGCCCACTACGTCGGCGCCGTCGTCATGGCCCACATCCACGGAGACCTCGCACTGCCCGGCCAGCGCACCCAACTCGACGACTACATCGACGAACTCACCGCCCTCCGAGGCGAGGTCGCCAAGATCGGCCACAACATCAACCAGATCGCCAAGAAGCTCAACTCCGGCGACCGCCCACACCCTGGGGACGCCGCACTCCTCGACCATGCGGAACGCGCCCTCGGCACGGTCGGCGCCACCATCCGCCACATCGCAGCAGGCACCAACCAGGCAGCCGCCACAAAGGGGCCACGGTGA
- a CDS encoding DUF2637 domain-containing protein, whose protein sequence is MSSPTIAAAPSAPLPLATAIRTGVSLLAVAAFALSYDALRQMAAASHIHRALTYAFPLVIDGFIAIGIGALLVLRTAPLSARLYVSALVGVATATSIWANVLHAVRLNQQTRHNGLALDDITVGVISAIAPLALAGAVHFYLLVARRPATPDRHNTDDDVPEPLAKREAETPQQPGRPGGKQPSVPLEQAVAIGRTAPLGRAGRASRRNIEKAVRDQGFGISRSRLDEVKDLLQAELDDAPTGTG, encoded by the coding sequence TTGTCCTCCCCCACCATCGCCGCGGCACCGTCTGCCCCGCTGCCGCTGGCCACCGCGATCCGCACGGGAGTGTCGCTGCTGGCCGTGGCCGCCTTCGCACTGTCCTACGACGCTCTGCGTCAGATGGCCGCCGCCAGCCACATCCACCGGGCGCTCACCTATGCCTTCCCGCTCGTCATCGACGGGTTCATCGCCATCGGGATCGGCGCCCTGCTGGTCCTGCGGACCGCGCCCCTGTCCGCCCGCCTCTACGTCTCCGCCCTGGTCGGTGTCGCCACCGCCACAAGTATCTGGGCCAACGTCCTGCACGCCGTCCGCCTCAACCAGCAGACCCGCCACAACGGGCTTGCCCTCGATGACATCACCGTCGGAGTCATCTCCGCCATCGCCCCACTCGCCCTGGCCGGAGCCGTCCACTTCTACCTCCTCGTCGCCCGACGCCCCGCTACCCCCGACCGCCACAACACCGACGACGACGTGCCGGAGCCACTCGCGAAGCGAGAGGCGGAGACCCCGCAGCAGCCCGGTAGGCCGGGAGGCAAGCAGCCGAGCGTTCCGCTGGAGCAGGCCGTGGCCATCGGCCGCACGGCTCCCCTCGGGCGAGCCGGCCGTGCCTCGCGCCGCAACATCGAGAAGGCCGTCAGGGACCAGGGTTTCGGTATTTCTCGGAGCCGTCTGGACGAGGTCAAGGACCTGCTGCAGGCCGAACTCGACGACGCCCCCACCGGTACCGGCTGA